The following are encoded together in the Pseudodesulfovibrio indicus genome:
- a CDS encoding MotA/TolQ/ExbB proton channel family protein — protein MNFLPDNDILTLLSGATLAVKLVMLFLGCMSLWSWTIIFMKFFTIGAARKKVMKGYEAFIAAGDLSKGLKGLGDKDDSPLARVSSLAVKEFRLLEKADVNRERKRLLVKDTLRRVLKQGISKEMRSLTRNLPFLATCANAAPFIGLFGTVWGIMHSFHSIGMAQSAALATVAPGISEALIATAIGLLVAIPATIFYNYFLGKLNEVETGMVDFAGAFLNRAEREIAWADKPGRD, from the coding sequence ATGAATTTTCTGCCTGACAACGACATCCTGACCCTGCTTTCGGGGGCGACCCTGGCCGTGAAGCTGGTGATGCTCTTCCTGGGCTGCATGTCCCTCTGGAGCTGGACCATCATCTTCATGAAATTCTTCACCATCGGCGCGGCGCGCAAGAAGGTCATGAAGGGCTACGAGGCGTTCATCGCGGCGGGCGATTTGTCCAAGGGGCTCAAGGGGCTGGGCGACAAGGACGACTCCCCCCTGGCCCGGGTCTCGTCCCTGGCGGTCAAGGAATTTCGGCTGCTGGAGAAGGCGGACGTCAACCGCGAGCGCAAGCGGCTGCTGGTCAAGGACACCCTCCGGCGCGTGCTCAAGCAGGGCATTTCCAAGGAGATGCGGTCGCTGACCCGCAACCTGCCGTTTTTGGCCACCTGCGCCAACGCGGCCCCGTTCATCGGGCTGTTCGGCACGGTCTGGGGCATCATGCACTCCTTCCACTCCATCGGCATGGCCCAGTCCGCGGCCCTGGCCACGGTTGCGCCGGGTATCTCCGAGGCGCTCATCGCCACGGCCATCGGCCTGCTGGTGGCCATCCCGGCGACCATTTTCTACAACTATTTCCTGGGCAAGCTGAACGAGGTGGAGACCGGCATGGTGGACTTCGCCGGGGCGTTCCTGAACCGCGCCGAGCGCGAGATCGCCTGGGCCGACAAGCCCGGCCGGGACTAG
- the tolR gene encoding protein TolR → MAIKTGGGFLNEINVTPFVDVMLVLLIIFMVTAPLMTQGVEVDLPTTRTVKNLPQDSEHLVLTVKKDGALFLDEYQVGEDELEDHLKRLVAGQKKQLFLRADKEVAYGTVVRVMGEIKAAGIDKLGIVAEQPRQEKTK, encoded by the coding sequence ATGGCGATCAAGACCGGCGGCGGCTTCCTGAACGAGATCAACGTCACGCCCTTCGTGGACGTGATGCTGGTGCTGCTGATCATCTTCATGGTCACGGCCCCGCTCATGACCCAGGGGGTGGAGGTGGACCTGCCGACCACGCGCACGGTCAAGAACCTGCCGCAGGACTCCGAGCACCTGGTCCTGACGGTGAAGAAGGACGGCGCGCTGTTCCTGGACGAGTACCAGGTGGGCGAGGACGAGCTTGAGGACCATCTCAAGCGGCTGGTGGCCGGGCAGAAGAAGCAGCTCTTCCTGCGCGCGGACAAGGAGGTCGCCTACGGCACCGTGGTCCGCGTCATGGGCGAAATCAAGGCCGCCGGCATCGACAAGCTCGGCATCGTGGCCGAGCAGCCCAGACAAGAGAAAACCAAGTAA
- a CDS encoding TonB family protein, protein MRQSYGFLISVLFHAGLAAFALYGVNYTGVRVDMDRPVYTVDLVTLAPPPPGPPVEVQAKAEAPAETAEVPVVAARPEPVAEVKPTPVVEAKPEPEVKDISPKKVEKKTVVTKKEEKPKPEPKPEPKPKPKPQKTAQQLLAEGMAAAKAQAKREDAAKRKALASELAALKKREGDEVYAHGGQPGGQEGGREGGTVGGSGSGLSEVYALIVGAAIKKNWRYPAFAGEANLLATIEITLDEDGKILSSKVLQPSNNPEFDSSALRAIKETEYVEKPRTVRDRVIRINFNSQELAE, encoded by the coding sequence ATGCGGCAAAGCTACGGTTTTCTGATTTCGGTCCTCTTTCATGCGGGGCTGGCGGCGTTTGCGCTCTATGGCGTGAACTACACCGGCGTGCGCGTGGACATGGATCGGCCCGTCTACACCGTGGACCTGGTTACCCTGGCTCCGCCGCCTCCCGGCCCCCCCGTGGAGGTGCAGGCCAAGGCCGAAGCCCCCGCCGAAACCGCCGAAGTGCCGGTGGTCGCGGCCCGGCCCGAACCCGTTGCCGAGGTCAAGCCGACCCCGGTGGTGGAGGCCAAGCCCGAGCCCGAGGTCAAGGACATCAGCCCCAAGAAGGTCGAGAAGAAGACCGTGGTCACCAAGAAGGAAGAAAAACCCAAGCCGGAGCCGAAACCCGAACCCAAGCCGAAGCCCAAGCCGCAGAAGACGGCCCAGCAGCTCCTGGCCGAGGGCATGGCCGCGGCCAAGGCCCAGGCCAAGCGCGAGGACGCCGCCAAGCGGAAGGCGCTCGCCTCGGAACTGGCCGCGCTCAAGAAGCGCGAGGGCGACGAAGTTTATGCCCACGGCGGACAGCCCGGCGGCCAGGAAGGCGGCCGGGAGGGCGGTACCGTGGGTGGCTCCGGATCGGGGCTGTCCGAGGTCTATGCCCTCATCGTGGGCGCGGCCATCAAGAAGAACTGGCGCTACCCGGCCTTTGCCGGAGAGGCCAACCTCTTGGCGACCATCGAGATAACGTTGGACGAAGACGGCAAAATCCTGTCCTCGAAGGTGCTGCAACCGTCGAACAATCCTGAATTCGACAGTTCCGCCCTTCGGGCCATCAAGGAAACCGAGTATGTCGAAAAGCCGAGAACGGTCCGCGACCGGGTGATTCGCATCAATTTCAACAGCCAGGAACTCGCAGAGTAG
- a CDS encoding PD40 domain-containing protein — MKRLSILFTVIVLMFALNNTAGAQGPLTVDIHGPGQRLVNIVLLPPRGLDNAPVPEAAAKAFEELVANDLGYIPFLNIVPVNSLLGGDPSSGVNATDIDFKPFQLARVDLCMTTGWNGEYIEARVFETFSGRRVVGKSYRDVADKLPLVADRFCSAFLEALTGKKGFFDSPIAFVRQDGKVKEIYTVLPQGRGLKRISDLGGFNLGPAWSGDGSQIAFTHIGKNQHELCIYDGKTQKIRRIAKGLGDTVISPVYGPGDTLYASLNLNGTTNIYELSKSYRVGKRLAGSPYIDVSPSFDRTGSKMAFTSGRAGNPHIYLLDMKSGQVSRVTTTGKYNTHPCLSPDGRYIAYTHQTGDGHRIFLHDLESGREKQLTFGPGNDEYPAFGPDGYFVAFASNRTGEYQLYLSTRHGDKPRRISTGKGGAFAPAWDTSLQW; from the coding sequence ATGAAACGCCTATCCATTCTTTTCACCGTCATAGTCCTGATGTTTGCCCTGAACAACACCGCCGGTGCGCAGGGGCCGCTGACCGTGGACATCCACGGGCCGGGCCAGCGCCTGGTCAACATCGTCCTGCTGCCCCCGCGCGGGCTGGACAACGCGCCCGTTCCCGAAGCCGCCGCCAAGGCGTTCGAGGAGCTGGTGGCCAACGACCTGGGCTACATCCCCTTCCTGAACATCGTGCCGGTGAACTCCCTGCTGGGCGGTGATCCCAGCTCCGGCGTCAACGCCACGGACATCGACTTCAAGCCGTTCCAGCTCGCCCGCGTGGACCTGTGCATGACCACCGGCTGGAACGGGGAATACATCGAGGCGCGGGTCTTCGAGACCTTCAGCGGCCGCCGTGTGGTGGGCAAGTCCTACCGCGACGTGGCCGACAAGCTGCCCCTGGTGGCCGACCGGTTCTGCTCTGCGTTCCTGGAGGCGCTGACCGGCAAGAAGGGGTTCTTCGATTCGCCCATCGCCTTTGTCCGGCAGGACGGCAAGGTCAAGGAGATCTACACCGTGTTGCCGCAGGGCAGGGGGCTCAAACGCATCTCCGACCTGGGCGGCTTCAACCTCGGCCCGGCCTGGTCCGGCGACGGCAGCCAGATCGCCTTCACCCACATCGGCAAGAATCAGCACGAGCTGTGCATCTACGACGGCAAGACCCAGAAGATCCGGCGCATCGCCAAGGGGTTGGGCGACACGGTCATCTCCCCGGTCTACGGCCCCGGCGACACCCTGTACGCCTCCCTGAATCTCAACGGGACCACCAACATCTACGAGCTGAGCAAATCTTACAGGGTCGGCAAGCGGCTCGCGGGCAGCCCGTACATCGACGTCTCGCCGAGCTTTGACCGCACCGGCTCCAAGATGGCCTTCACCTCCGGCAGGGCGGGCAATCCGCACATCTACCTGCTCGACATGAAGTCCGGCCAGGTCAGCCGCGTGACCACCACCGGCAAGTACAATACCCATCCCTGCCTGAGCCCCGACGGGCGGTACATCGCCTACACCCACCAGACCGGAGACGGCCATCGCATCTTCCTGCACGACCTCGAAAGCGGCAGGGAGAAGCAGCTGACCTTCGGCCCCGGCAACGACGAGTACCCCGCCTTCGGCCCGGACGGCTATTTCGTGGCCTTCGCCTCCAACCGGACCGGGGAATACCAGCTCTACCTTTCCACCCGCCACGGCGACAAGCCGCGCAGGATCTCCACCGGAAAGGGCGGCGCATTCGCCCCTGCATGGGACACTTCCTTGCAGTGGTAA
- the pal gene encoding peptidoglycan-associated lipoprotein Pal: MKIKWYVGMVALLALSLLVFAGCAKKSTTTQPADSKVEVKDDTQWTPPQQQEPAVDEATLAAEAEARAKSEAVTELTSVTIHFAFNSYELSDEARSTLALKANILRKYKDVSVVIEGHCDERGTEEYNLALGERRARAAYEHLVILGVEPERMKIVSFGEEYPVDPGHNETAWAKNRRDEFVVK; encoded by the coding sequence ATGAAAATCAAATGGTATGTCGGAATGGTGGCCCTTTTGGCCTTGTCCCTTTTGGTCTTTGCCGGATGTGCAAAGAAATCCACAACCACCCAGCCCGCCGATAGCAAGGTCGAGGTCAAGGACGACACCCAGTGGACCCCGCCCCAGCAGCAGGAGCCTGCGGTTGACGAGGCCACCCTGGCCGCAGAGGCCGAGGCGCGCGCCAAGTCCGAGGCCGTTACCGAGCTGACCAGCGTGACCATTCATTTCGCCTTCAACTCCTACGAGCTGTCCGACGAAGCCCGGTCCACCCTGGCCCTCAAGGCCAACATCCTGCGCAAGTACAAGGACGTCAGCGTGGTCATCGAAGGCCATTGCGACGAGCGCGGCACCGAGGAATACAACCTCGCCCTGGGCGAACGTCGCGCCCGCGCCGCTTACGAACACCTGGTCATCCTGGGCGTGGAGCCCGAGCGCATGAAGATCGTCAGCTTCGGCGAGGAATACCCGGTCGACCCCGGTCACAACGAGACCGCCTGGGCCAAGAACCGCCGCGACGAATTCGTCGTCAAATAA
- a CDS encoding phosphatidylglycerophosphatase A has translation MTGTTPLDKLATALATLGPIGHFPKAPGTWGSLAAVVAAPWLFLPLALPARLLVLAAVLIVGTWACSRAEIVLGRKDPGCVIIDELFGQWLALLFFAAMPIWYLLAGFILFRLFDILKPWPVNWAETAFPGGLGVMLDDGVAGLYALASLHLLVYLVGLF, from the coding sequence ATGACCGGCACTACGCCCCTCGACAAGCTGGCCACCGCCCTGGCCACCCTCGGCCCCATCGGCCATTTCCCCAAAGCGCCCGGCACGTGGGGCTCCCTGGCCGCCGTGGTCGCGGCTCCCTGGCTCTTCCTGCCCCTGGCCCTGCCCGCGCGGCTCCTGGTCCTGGCCGCCGTCCTCATCGTCGGCACCTGGGCCTGCTCCCGCGCCGAAATCGTCCTCGGCCGCAAGGACCCCGGCTGCGTGATCATCGACGAACTCTTCGGCCAATGGCTCGCCCTGCTCTTCTTCGCGGCCATGCCCATCTGGTATCTCCTCGCGGGCTTCATCCTCTTCCGGCTCTTCGACATCCTCAAGCCCTGGCCCGTCAACTGGGCCGAAACCGCCTTTCCCGGCGGGCTCGGCGTCATGCTCGACGACGGCGTGGCCGGCCTCTACGCCCTGGCTTCCCTCCACCTCCTCGTCTATTTGGTCGGCTTGTTTTAG
- a CDS encoding GNAT family N-acetyltransferase, whose protein sequence is MQPATEQDLPRIVAIYNSTVPTRIATADTEEVSVESRQEWFRRHTPGKRPILVERINGEVAAWVSFESFYGRPAYDHTAEISIYIAPEFRRQGLGRKLLKEALDMTPALDIKTIVGYIFSHNEGSMRLFHSFGFEEWGRLPDVAEMDGNEYSLSILGKRINP, encoded by the coding sequence ATGCAGCCCGCCACCGAACAGGACCTTCCGCGCATCGTCGCCATCTACAACTCCACCGTGCCCACCCGTATCGCCACCGCCGACACCGAAGAGGTCAGCGTTGAATCGAGACAAGAGTGGTTCCGGCGTCATACGCCGGGCAAGCGGCCCATTCTGGTGGAACGCATCAACGGTGAGGTCGCGGCCTGGGTCAGCTTCGAGTCCTTCTACGGGCGGCCCGCCTATGACCATACTGCGGAGATCAGCATCTACATCGCGCCGGAATTCAGGCGGCAGGGGCTGGGCCGCAAACTGCTCAAGGAAGCCCTGGACATGACCCCCGCCCTGGATATCAAGACCATCGTGGGCTACATCTTCTCCCACAACGAGGGTTCCATGCGGCTCTTCCATTCTTTCGGGTTCGAGGAGTGGGGCAGGTTGCCGGACGTTGCCGAAATGGACGGCAACGAATACAGCCTGTCCATCCTGGGCAAGAGAATCAATCCGTAG
- a CDS encoding class I SAM-dependent methyltransferase — MADKPVAAGKSSLAHIDQDLAFGTIIVPGAAAYLDLGCGAGMYTLALARRLSGTPTIHALDLWGEGVEALAVSAAEQGFPNINPMVADLTAPLPLDDGAVSSAFMATVLHDLPERTWPAILGEIGRVLAPGGRFSLIEFKKLDRGPGPSLAKRIGPEDADRLARPAGFVRKATLDLGEFTYLAEFLKK; from the coding sequence ATGGCAGACAAACCCGTGGCCGCCGGAAAGAGCAGCCTCGCCCACATCGACCAGGATCTGGCCTTCGGAACGATCATCGTTCCCGGCGCGGCCGCGTATCTCGACCTCGGCTGCGGGGCCGGGATGTACACCCTGGCCCTGGCCCGGCGTCTGTCCGGGACCCCGACCATCCACGCCCTGGACCTTTGGGGCGAGGGCGTGGAAGCACTGGCCGTCAGCGCGGCGGAGCAGGGGTTTCCCAACATCAACCCGATGGTTGCGGATTTGACCGCGCCCCTGCCCTTGGACGACGGGGCGGTGTCCTCGGCGTTCATGGCCACGGTGCTGCACGACCTGCCGGAGCGGACTTGGCCCGCGATCCTGGGCGAGATCGGTCGGGTGCTCGCGCCCGGCGGGAGATTCTCGCTCATCGAGTTCAAGAAGCTGGATCGCGGTCCCGGCCCGTCCCTGGCCAAGCGCATCGGCCCGGAAGACGCGGACCGCCTTGCACGGCCCGCCGGGTTCGTCAGGAAAGCGACGCTCGACCTGGGCGAGTTCACCTATCTTGCTGAATTCTTGAAAAAATAG
- a CDS encoding glycosyltransferase family 2 protein, translating into MPVKDHNSNLPLFSILMSTYQRADRLPSAIRSIVKQQYPHWELILVNDGGEDISRITTSFFNSRITLLNFEENKGKSAAVNAAFRRARGEFIAYLDDDDEWLPNHLQVHYEYHTNNPATMFSHSDAHRVLFKRGQERNEGLASRDLVYTGPVGFPDLINCNRITWLSVVHRRECYAEVGGLDERLRTLEDFDLWRRMSIRYDLHHIPEHTGNYFVHRQLEGQLTGLVQKAPLTFHAANVLIHRKAIPPALKRKHGPELSAARKKAYVEFLVARAKEYQTRGDERRRNSALALAKKMEPNLHHSPPTDGGS; encoded by the coding sequence ATGCCTGTGAAGGACCACAACAGCAATCTCCCCCTCTTTTCCATCCTGATGAGCACGTACCAGCGGGCGGACAGGCTCCCGTCGGCCATCCGCTCCATAGTGAAGCAGCAATACCCCCATTGGGAGTTGATTCTTGTCAACGACGGCGGCGAAGATATTTCGCGCATCACGACTTCTTTTTTCAATAGCCGCATAACACTTTTGAATTTCGAGGAGAACAAGGGGAAATCCGCTGCGGTCAATGCCGCATTCCGCCGTGCCCGAGGGGAGTTCATTGCCTATCTGGACGATGACGACGAATGGCTCCCCAACCATTTGCAGGTGCATTACGAGTACCATACAAATAATCCCGCAACCATGTTCAGCCATTCCGACGCGCACAGGGTCCTCTTTAAAAGGGGGCAAGAGAGGAACGAGGGGCTGGCCTCGCGTGATCTGGTTTATACCGGGCCGGTCGGTTTTCCGGACCTCATCAACTGCAACAGAATCACCTGGCTGTCCGTCGTGCACAGACGGGAATGCTACGCTGAGGTGGGCGGTTTGGACGAACGATTGCGGACGCTGGAGGATTTCGACCTATGGCGCAGGATGTCGATCCGATATGACCTTCACCACATCCCGGAACATACCGGCAACTACTTCGTCCACCGGCAACTCGAAGGCCAATTAACGGGATTGGTGCAGAAAGCCCCGCTCACCTTTCATGCCGCCAATGTTCTCATCCATCGCAAAGCCATTCCACCGGCACTCAAACGGAAGCATGGCCCGGAGCTCTCCGCCGCCAGAAAAAAGGCCTATGTCGAATTTTTGGTCGCCAGGGCGAAAGAATATCAAACCCGAGGCGACGAAAGGCGACGCAATTCCGCACTGGCGCTGGCGAAAAAGATGGAACCGAACCTCCATCACAGCCCTCCGACCGACGGAGGTTCATAA
- a CDS encoding CatB-related O-acetyltransferase, with the protein MHENPFPSPYEGYEIRANITNKNITAGRHSYYSGYYHRQHFEENVRYLHPERDDVDKLVIGNFCSIGSGATFLMAGNQGHRHDWISTYPFHYFSDFSQAEDGFERKGDTVIGNDVWIGTEAMIMPGINVGDGAVIAARAMVTKDVPPYAVVGGNPAKTIRYRFAPEEIEMLLELQWWNWPDDLIRERLAYICGSDVRRFYEECGGCPG; encoded by the coding sequence ATGCATGAGAACCCTTTTCCCTCGCCTTACGAGGGGTACGAAATACGCGCCAACATCACCAACAAGAATATTACCGCAGGCCGCCACTCCTATTATTCCGGTTATTACCACCGGCAACACTTCGAGGAGAACGTCCGATATCTCCATCCGGAGCGGGATGACGTGGACAAACTCGTCATAGGCAACTTTTGTTCTATCGGCTCCGGCGCGACTTTCCTGATGGCGGGGAATCAAGGCCACCGACATGATTGGATCAGCACCTATCCCTTCCACTACTTTTCCGATTTCTCCCAGGCCGAAGACGGATTCGAACGCAAAGGCGACACCGTGATCGGAAACGACGTGTGGATAGGGACCGAGGCCATGATCATGCCGGGAATCAACGTCGGCGACGGCGCTGTTATCGCGGCCCGAGCAATGGTCACGAAGGATGTTCCCCCCTATGCGGTCGTGGGCGGCAATCCGGCCAAGACGATCCGCTATCGCTTTGCTCCCGAGGAAATCGAAATGCTTCTCGAACTGCAATGGTGGAATTGGCCCGACGACCTGATTCGAGAGAGGCTGGCGTATATTTGCGGCAGCGACGTTCGCCGCTTCTATGAGGAATGTGGCGGCTGTCCAGGCTGA
- a CDS encoding Maf family protein, whose amino-acid sequence MTNSGPFTNRSPIVLASGSPRRRELLADLGLAFDVHPSPLDEPAPESGESPADYVLRMAEMKTMDVAGRFRGATVIGADTAVVLGNRIMGKPESRLDALDMLAALSGRTHQVVTGFCVVLPDGGAVTGAVSTDVDMRVSTEAELMAYIRTGEPMDKAGAYAIQGVGTFLVTGIRGSYTNVVGLPVARILEVLLSRGIIVPRQG is encoded by the coding sequence ATGACAAATTCCGGCCCCTTCACCAACCGCTCCCCCATCGTCCTGGCCTCGGGCTCGCCCCGCCGCCGGGAACTGCTGGCCGACCTCGGCCTGGCCTTCGACGTCCACCCCAGCCCCCTGGACGAACCCGCCCCGGAATCGGGCGAATCCCCTGCGGACTATGTGCTGCGCATGGCGGAGATGAAGACCATGGACGTGGCCGGACGGTTCCGGGGGGCCACGGTCATCGGCGCGGACACCGCCGTGGTCCTGGGCAACCGGATCATGGGCAAGCCGGAGAGCCGGCTCGACGCCCTGGACATGCTCGCCGCCCTGTCCGGCCGGACGCACCAGGTGGTCACCGGGTTCTGCGTGGTCCTGCCCGACGGCGGGGCCGTGACCGGCGCGGTGTCCACGGACGTGGACATGCGCGTATCCACCGAGGCCGAGTTGATGGCCTACATCCGCACCGGCGAGCCCATGGACAAGGCCGGAGCCTACGCCATCCAAGGCGTGGGCACCTTCCTGGTCACCGGCATCCGGGGCTCCTACACCAACGTGGTCGGCCTGCCCGTGGCACGGATTCTGGAAGTCTTGCTCTCCCGGGGTATCATCGTTCCGAGACAGGGCTGA
- a CDS encoding OmpA/MotB family protein, protein MQETKKSLSGDFTSFHQMDGSEPGRGANDWAVPWSDLMMVMFVLFVVLFIYASNSQDVKVLFSKQSAEKAQAASALDPLIGLIGQIASRADSGGSQDVVSVPEKDVLYRSRVNGITVIREAPGRVRVTLRGELFFDPASGTLKEEGAEYFDEIADTVRLSFGLVHVIGFADQSESDGARSFSLSSERAANVAEQLIIRFGVDPKRLVITGRGSYQPELPDTSAANQALNRRVEIVISNNS, encoded by the coding sequence ATGCAGGAAACCAAAAAAAGCTTAAGCGGGGACTTCACCTCGTTCCACCAGATGGACGGTTCGGAACCGGGCCGAGGAGCCAACGACTGGGCCGTGCCCTGGTCCGACCTGATGATGGTCATGTTCGTGCTCTTCGTGGTGCTGTTCATCTACGCCAGCAACAGCCAGGACGTGAAGGTCCTGTTCAGCAAACAGAGTGCGGAAAAGGCCCAAGCCGCCAGCGCGCTCGACCCGCTCATCGGGCTGATCGGCCAGATCGCCAGCAGGGCGGACTCCGGCGGTTCGCAGGATGTGGTCTCCGTGCCGGAGAAGGACGTCCTCTACCGCTCCCGGGTCAACGGCATCACCGTCATCCGCGAGGCCCCGGGCCGGGTGCGGGTGACCCTGCGCGGTGAACTCTTCTTCGACCCGGCGTCCGGGACGCTCAAGGAAGAGGGCGCCGAGTATTTCGACGAGATCGCCGACACGGTCCGCCTGAGCTTCGGGCTGGTACACGTCATCGGGTTCGCGGACCAGAGCGAGTCCGACGGCGCGCGCAGCTTCTCCCTGTCGTCCGAGCGCGCGGCCAACGTGGCGGAGCAGCTCATCATCCGGTTCGGCGTGGACCCCAAGCGGCTGGTGATCACCGGGCGCGGGTCGTACCAGCCTGAGCTGCCCGACACCTCGGCGGCCAACCAGGCCCTGAACCGGCGGGTCGAAATCGTCATTTCCAACAACAGCTGA
- a CDS encoding motility protein A, with translation MGRKNLIGVVTSLAIFACSFLLTGAAGAYFNLAAFLVVISGLCAAMLISYPVKHVKNAFKVARNVYGNGRTSAEEIVNTLLDLSVKSKVDGLLSLERNANRATSSFMKNGLCLLVDNYKEEEIRECLNAEMAFFNLRRQQSERFFQTLARTAPAFGVAGSVIGLIGLLMGINDTAVILKNIPVAFISTLYGLILSHLIFSPIAENINYSTREELLNQKLVLEGIVAISKEQNSYKLERKLASFLSPSEREGKTETLRKITRKYIQKKNQPVELADMDGGEELAKAHEAA, from the coding sequence ATGGGCAGAAAAAATCTCATCGGCGTGGTGACGAGCCTCGCCATATTCGCGTGCAGCTTCCTGCTGACCGGCGCAGCCGGAGCGTATTTCAACCTGGCCGCCTTCCTGGTGGTCATCTCCGGCCTGTGCGCGGCCATGCTCATCAGCTACCCGGTGAAGCACGTCAAGAACGCCTTCAAGGTGGCCCGCAACGTCTACGGCAACGGCCGGACCTCGGCAGAGGAGATCGTCAACACCCTGCTTGACCTGTCGGTGAAGTCCAAGGTGGACGGGCTGCTCTCCCTGGAGCGCAACGCCAACAGGGCCACCTCCTCGTTCATGAAGAACGGGCTGTGCCTGCTGGTGGACAACTACAAGGAAGAGGAGATCCGCGAATGCCTGAACGCGGAGATGGCCTTCTTCAACCTGCGCCGCCAGCAGTCCGAGCGGTTCTTCCAGACCCTGGCGCGCACCGCGCCCGCCTTTGGCGTGGCCGGATCGGTCATCGGCCTCATCGGGCTGCTCATGGGCATCAACGACACCGCGGTCATCCTCAAGAACATTCCGGTGGCCTTCATCTCCACCCTGTACGGGCTGATCCTGTCCCACCTGATCTTTTCGCCCATTGCCGAGAACATCAACTATTCCACCAGGGAGGAGCTGCTCAACCAGAAGCTCGTCCTGGAGGGCATCGTGGCCATCAGCAAGGAGCAGAACTCCTACAAGCTGGAGCGCAAGCTCGCCTCCTTCCTCAGCCCGTCCGAGCGCGAGGGCAAGACCGAAACCCTGCGCAAAATCACCCGCAAGTACATTCAGAAGAAGAACCAGCCCGTGGAGCTGGCCGACATGGACGGCGGCGAGGAGTTGGCCAAGGCCCACGAGGCCGCCTGA
- a CDS encoding glucokinase: MAKILAADIGGTNSRFALFESDGARLEIGDSIWLPTHGAKTFPELLEQLWASDFPARPGSFDAAVLAPAGAVYGGMTCPHLPNAPWGIDLNEVDFGTGAVRLINDFSAQAYATRTSAVDDALVVQAGEPVEGETIAVIGAGTGLGYSALLWTGAAWTALPSEGGHMAFPFIGRDEAEYAEFNRMESGRNWPEGDSVVTGLGLRLVHKFLTGEDLDPKEISARITPESETTRWYARFYARACRNWAIGLMSTGGFFIAGGIAAKNRMFVEVPEFMNEFHNSHVYGDFLHSVPVKLNCNEESGLFGAAFFGAQMLADRGAGA, encoded by the coding sequence ATGGCGAAGATTCTGGCCGCCGACATCGGCGGCACCAACAGCCGGTTCGCATTGTTCGAATCGGACGGCGCACGCCTTGAGATAGGCGATTCAATATGGTTGCCGACCCACGGGGCCAAGACCTTCCCGGAACTGCTGGAGCAGCTCTGGGCCAGCGACTTTCCGGCCCGGCCGGGCAGTTTCGACGCGGCGGTGCTCGCGCCCGCAGGGGCCGTGTACGGCGGCATGACCTGTCCGCACCTGCCCAACGCGCCGTGGGGAATCGACCTCAACGAGGTGGACTTCGGCACCGGGGCCGTCCGGCTGATCAACGATTTTTCCGCCCAGGCCTACGCCACCCGGACCTCCGCCGTGGACGACGCCCTTGTGGTCCAGGCCGGGGAACCGGTGGAGGGCGAGACCATCGCCGTCATCGGGGCCGGGACCGGGCTGGGCTATTCCGCGCTGCTCTGGACCGGTGCCGCCTGGACCGCGCTGCCCTCCGAGGGCGGGCACATGGCTTTTCCGTTCATCGGTCGGGACGAGGCGGAATACGCCGAGTTCAACCGCATGGAGAGCGGCCGCAACTGGCCCGAAGGCGACTCCGTGGTCACCGGCCTGGGCCTTCGGCTGGTGCACAAGTTCCTGACCGGCGAAGACCTCGATCCCAAGGAGATTTCGGCCCGCATCACCCCGGAAAGCGAGACCACCAGGTGGTACGCCCGGTTCTACGCGCGCGCCTGCCGCAACTGGGCCATCGGGCTCATGTCCACGGGCGGATTCTTCATCGCCGGAGGCATCGCGGCCAAGAATCGGATGTTCGTTGAAGTGCCTGAATTCATGAATGAGTTTCACAATTCCCATGTCTATGGGGATTTCCTGCATTCGGTCCCGGTGAAGCTCAACTGCAACGAGGAAAGCGGTCTGTTCGGCGCGGCCTTTTTCGGCGCGCAGATGCTGGCGGATCGCGGCGCGGGCGCATGA